The proteins below are encoded in one region of Pomacea canaliculata isolate SZHN2017 linkage group LG7, ASM307304v1, whole genome shotgun sequence:
- the LOC112567586 gene encoding uncharacterized protein LOC112567586: protein MTCPEYFADGEVNTVTCVVNMTRSPTALCGTSDSYWEIQEDKQDNTFTCVGLSAQETVYWYIWDQTSWNFNLGSCPPLSDSKTPAVCQSVASTIFSLHRLSDDTSKVILNTSAAPNTALFERGRLICSVQNTSAGCSLDYICPSENISCTVQFSNYTWAVIGECIIGKTRSTQNRYRCEWIQTKESSRESVLLGNISMHVVNLNENFVGGWCKFTSYLPSVGQYSYRVTLVPSEVTVNASFTGNNEIRHPHSTPYHNCPKFVQEGGDLNCTCFVSDLGSPPGVLQWNLTNLAQLQLSNVQASDDSSSHICQLIWNNTLVQFVEYILRLTTVPQNDGTLTCPSVWKDQETVTLTCEVDASHVNCAACPGLSGKISFNFVTRGGSQVTTCMITPYLDSACDGVFNEQGCRCREKTANDTYILEYTVTADVHMHLGGSWACVPVCLDSNYVTIAKTIATSGNCTNVYFETPEVTKTTTTTEKVTTVTTTTTSITANATTTVTTSTTTKITTTGIFFFS from the exons ATGACGTGTCCGGAATACTTCGCAGATGGAGAAGTGAATACAGTCACGTGCGTTGTCAACATGACAA GAAGTCCAACAGCTTTGTGTGGAACAAGTGACAGCTACTGGGAGATTCAAGAGGATAAACAGGACAATACTTTCACCTGCGTGGGACTGTCAGCACAAGAAACAGTATACTGGTACATTTGGGACCAAACTTCTTGGAACTTTAATCTCGGTTCATGCCCTCCACTTTCAGACAGCAAAACTCCAGCTGTTTGTCAATCGGTAGCTTCTACTATTTTCAGTCTACACAGACTTTCTGATGATACTAGCAAAGTAATCCTCAACACAAGCGCGGCGCCAAATACTGCGTTATTTGAAAGAGGACGTCTTATCTGCTCTGTCCAAAACACTTCAGCCGGGTGTAGTTTGGACTACATAT GCCccagtgaaaatatttcatgcacGGTTCAGTTCAGCAACTACACTTGGGCTGTAATTGGAGAGTGCATAATTGGAAAAACACGCTCAACTCAGAATAGATATCGATGTGAGTGGATCCAGACTAAAGAG TCATCAAGAGAATCAGTTCTTCTTGGCAACATATCTATGCACGTTGTGAATCTTAATGAGAACTTTGTCGGTGGATGGTGCAAGTTCACCAGCTACCTGCCATCTGTGGGTCAGTACTCTTACCGTGTGACCCTTGTTCCCAGTGAAGTCACAGTCAATGCAAGTTTTACTGGAAATAACGAAATAC gtCACCCACACAGCACACCGTACCACAACTGTCCAAAGTTTGTACAAGAAGGCGGTGACCTCAACTGCACTTGTTTTGTCAGTGACCTGGGTAGCCCTCCTGGTGTACTACAATGGAATTTAACTAATTTAGCACAGTTGCAACTGTCGAATGTACAGGCTTCCGATGATTCTTCCTCACACATCTGCCAGCTCATATGGAACAATACGCTTGTTCAGTTTGTGGAGTACATTTTAAGACTGACAA CTGTTCCTCAAAACGACGGTACTCTGACATGTCCGTCAGTGTGGAAAGACCAGGAGACAGTGACTCTGACCTGCGAAGTCGATGCTTCACATGTGAACTGCGCAGCTTGTCCAGGTCTTTCAGGAAAAATCTCGTTCAACTTTGTAACACGTGGGGGCTCACAAGTTACCACCTGTATGATCACCCCCTACCTGGATTCTGCGTGCGATGGTGTATTTAACGAACAGGGCTGTCGGTGTAGAGAGAAGACTGCCAATGACACGTACATCTTGGAGTACACAGTAACTGCTGACGTCCACATGCACCTGGGAGGGTCCTGGGCATGCGTGCCTGTATGCCTGGATTCAAATTACGTCACAATAGCTAAAACAATAGCAACATCCGGTAACTGTACCAATGTGTACTTTG AAACACCAGAAGTGACaaaaacaaccacaaccacagaAAAAG TTACAACGGTGACTACAACAACGACTTCAATAACCGCAAACG caacaacaacagtgacaACATCAACGACAACGAAAATTACTACCactggtatttttttcttttcatag